Sequence from the Microbacterium dextranolyticum genome:
GGCCTCGATCATCACCCGAGGGCTCGTCGAGATGACCGACTTCGCTGTGGCGCAGGGGGCTCACCCCGAGACGCTGCAGGGCCTCGCCGGCCTCGGAGACCTCATCGCGACGTGCCAGTCGCCACTCAGCCGCAACAACACGGCGGGGCGACTGCTCGGACAGGGCTACAGCTACCAGGATGTCGTGAAGCAGATGAACCAGACCGCCGAAGGCCTCGCCTCGGTCGCGCCAGTCCTGCAGCTCGCCCGAGCCTCGGGTGTGCACATGCCCATCGTCGAGCAGGTCAAGATGGTGCTCGACGGCACCATGAACCCGCGCGACATCGCGCCTCATCTGACGACCGACGACGACAAGCCCGCGGGCGAGAGGACCCAGAATGGACAAAGCGGTGGTGGCGGTGCTCTTCGGCGGTCGCTCCAGCGAGCACTCGATCAGTTCCGCAACGGCCGGAGGCGTCCTGCGGGCGATTGATCGCGAGCGGTTCGATGTCATCCCGATCGGGATCACCCGCGACGGCGCCTTCGTCCTCGAGGACGACGATCCCGACAAGTTCGCCCTCGATCCCGCGCATCTGCCCGAGGTCGTCGACAACGGGACGCGCATCGTGTGGCCGGATTCGACGCTGTCACGCGAGCTGAAGGTGTCGGATGACTCCGGCATCCGCTCGCTCGGCGACGTCGACGTCGTGTTCCCGATCCTGCACGGCCGGTTCGGTGAGGACGGCACGGTCCAGGGGTTCCTCGAGCTTCTCGATCTGCCCTACGTCGGCGCGGGTCTGCTCATGTCGGCGATCGGCATGGACAAGCACACGACGAAGAGCATCCTGCGCTCCGCCGGCGTTCCGGTCGTTCCCTGGATCACCGTCACGCGACGCGAGCTCGATCGCGACCGTGACCTGTGGGAGCGCCGCATCCGCTCGCTCGGTCTGCCCGTGTTCGTCAAGCCCGCGCGCGCGGGTTCGAGCGTCGGTGTCTCGAAGGTGTCGGAATGGGACGGTCTCCAGGCCGCCCTCGAGACGGCGTTCGCCGAAGACGGAACCGTGCTCGTCGAACAGGCCGTCGTCGGACGCGAAGTCGAGTGCGGCGTGCTGCAGGGGCGCGACGGTGGTGCACCCCGTGTGAGCGTCGCGGGAGAGATCGTCATCACCGGGCGTGAGTTCTACGACTTCGACGCGAAGTACCTCGACGCCCCCGGAATCGACCTCGTCTGCCCCGCGGACCTCCAGCCGGGGGAGCTTGCGGAGATGCAGCGGATCGCCGCCCGGGCGTTCGAGGCCGTCGGCGGCGAGGGTCTCTCACGCGTCGACTTCTTCTTCACCGGCACGGAGTTCTTCGTCAACGAGGTCAACACGATGCCCGGTTTCACGCCGATCTCGATGTTCCCGACCTGTTGGATCGCGAGCGGCATGGCCTACGAAGACCTGATCAGCGAGCTCGTCGACCTCGCGCTGGAACGCTGAAGCCGGCCCCGGCCGGCGCGCTGAGCGACCCGATCAGGACGTCGGGCGGTCGGTGCAGGTGGACGAGCTCGTCGGCAGCTGCGACACGGCGGTGCCGAGCGCGTCGAGGACCGAGCGGGCGCTCACGACGTCGTAGTCCAGGTACACCTCGACGGCCGGCACGCGGCCGAACGTGGTGAATCGGTAGTTCGGCGCCTGCGAGTCGTCGATGATCCAGTCGACACCGGCCACCGTCTGGCACGGCAGCGGCGAGGGTCCCGGAGGCTGAAGGCCGCAGGTGAGAAGCACCGTCGTCGTGCCGGCGGCGTCGGCCCAGGCGCCGGTGGCCTGGGCATCCGTCCAGCGCCGCTCCTGACCGTCCACGGTTCCGGGAAGGCGCACGGTCACGGCCGCGCAGGCCGGGTCGTTCGCCCCCTTCGCCGACGTCATGGAGACCGTCGTGGAGCAGCCCGTGAGACCGATCACGGCCGCCGCGGTCAGGACGAGAGCGAGGACGCGCGGGCGGAACACTCCTCCAGGCTACCGTGGAGGGATGACGGCTCAGCGCGACATCACCGTGGGCGAACTCGGTGAGAAGGCTCTTCTCGCGCGCATCCTGGATGCGCTCGCCGGGTCGTCGCAGGCGGAGATCGGTCCGGGCGACGATGCTGCCGTGATCGCCGCGCCGGGCGGCCGAGTCGTCGTCTCGACCGACACCCTCGTGCACGGGCCCGACTTCCGACTCGCGTGGTCGAGCGGGTTCGACCTCGGGTGGAAGTCCGCGGCCGTCAACCTCGCCGACATCGCGGCGATGGGTGCCCGGCCCGTCGCACTGTTCGTCGCGCTCGCGCTTCCCGACGACACGACGGCGGGATTCGTCGACGACCTCGCCCTGGGGCTCCGTCGCGCGTGCGAGGCGCTCTCGCCCGACTGCGCCGTCGAGGGCGGCGACCTCACGGCATCCGACACCCTCACGATCGCCGTGACCGCGCTCGGCGTGATCGACCCGGACCTACGGCCGGTGCTGCGCTCGGGCGCCCGGCCCGGCGACGTCGTCGCGGTCGCCGGTGAGCTCGGTGCCGCCGCGCGCGGCGTGGGGATGCTGTTCGACCGGTTCCGCGACGCGTCCGGTCGGCCGATCGCCGTCGACCGCGGGATCCTCACCGATGCAGAGGAAGTCGACCTGGATACGCAGCTGCGGCCGCGTCCGCCGATCGCCGCGGGAATCGCCGCCGCGCGGGCCGGAGCAACGGCCATGATGGATGTCTCGGACGGGCTGCTGCTGGATGCGACGCGGCTGGCGGATGCCTCTCGGGCGACGGTCCGCCTCGCGCCCACCCCGGAGAGCGGCCTCGACGACGACGCACTGCGCGGGGGAGAGGACCATGCCCTGCTCGCCTGCTTCGCTCCGGATGCCGAACTACCCGACGGGTTCCGGGTGATCGGCCGGATCGACCCGCGCGGCGCCGCGGCGGTCACGATCGACGGCGTCGCCGTCACCGGGCACCTCGGGTGGGACCCGCACCGCGACTGGGACGCCGGGCGCGGCTGAGTCTCGTGCCGTTACGGCGCGCCCGGATCAATCCTCGGCGGGCTCGACTGGCTCGACGGGGGAGAGCCACCACAGGGTCGTGTCGCCGTACTTCTTCTCCCGGATCAACTCGAGACCGGCCGGGACGATGGGTCGTCCCGAACGACTCGCGCGTTCCACGACGACGACCGCACCGACCCGCAGACACGGCGCGAGGAGGGCGAGCGTCGTGTCGAGCGCGGCGGCGTCGAGGTCGTAGGGCGGATCGACGAAGACGAGGTCGTAGTCGGTCGAGGCGCTCCGCAGGAAGGCCTCCACCGCAGCGCGGTGCACCCGCACGTGCGCCGCGGGCACGGCCCGCGCGACGGCGCGCACGTTCTTCTCGACGACGGAGGCCGCGCGGGGCGCCCGCTCCACGAGGTCGGCGGATGCGGCGCCTCGGCTGACGGCCTCGAGTCCCAGCGCGCCGGACCCGGCGTACAGGTCGAGCACGGCGGCTCCGTCGATGTGGTCCCCGGCCTCGAGCGCGCCGAAGAGCGACTCGCGCACGCGATCGCTCGTCGGTCTCGTGCCGGCATCGGGGACGGCGAGGGCGAGGGAGCCGGCAGCACCGGCGATGATCCGCGTCACGGAGACACTCTACCGAGGGCTCACCGTCCGGCGGCGTTCTCGTCGGCCAGCCGCGGTTCGGTGCGCCGGTCGGGACGCACCCCGGCCTTGTCGGCGTAGAAGGCGCGGATCCGGTCCATGTCGGCGGCGACGTGGCCGGTGAGCTCGATGGTGGGCCCGAGCCCCGTCGTCATCGTCGTGCGATCCACGTAGCCGAGGGTGACGGGCATGCCGGTCGCACGGGCGATGCGGTAGAAGCCGCTCTTCCAGTGGGTGTTGCCGCCGCGGGTGCCGTCGGGCGTCACGACGAGCCCGAACACCTCGCCGGCGCGCACGAGCGCGATCACCTCGTCGACGACGCGGCTCGCGTCGTCGCGCTGGACGGGGATGCCGCCGAGAGCGCGCATGATCGGCCCGCGCCAGCCGGCGAACAGGCTCGCCTTGCCGAGCCAGCGCACCGGCACCCCGAGACGCCACGAGATCGCGAGCATCAGCACGAAGTCCCAGTTCGATGTGTGCGGGGCTCCGATCAGCACGGTGGGACGCGTCGGGGCGGCTTCGGAGCGGAGTGTCCACCGGCTGAACGCCCAGTAGAGGCGGGCGAGGCTGCGACGGATCATCCGGTCAGCGTACGCGGGCGCGTATGCCTCACCAGGCGTAGGCGGGCCGACCTGCGTCGGTGGTGGTCCCTAAACTCGTCACATGTCCTCCGTCACGCTCGACACGGGCCTCGTCGACGCCCTCGGCGCCAAGACGGCGGGTCTGCTGCAGCGTGCGTTCTCGATGCTGACGGTGGGCGACCTGCTGACCCACTATCCCCGGCGCTACGCTCGGCGGGGCGAGCTCACCCCCATCGCCTCGTTGCCGCTCGGTGAACAGGTGACGATCGTGGCCGAGGTGCGTTCGGTCGCCGAGCGCCCGATGCGCCAGCGTCGCGGCTCGATCGTCGAGGTGGTCATCAGCGACGGGGCCGGGGCGCTGACCCTGACCTTCTTCAACCAGAAGTGGCGCGCCGAGCAGCTGCAGGTCGGGCGACAGGGCATCTTCTCGGGCAAGGTCGGCCAGTTCAAGGGCCACCAGCAGCTCGCCCACCCCGACTACACGCTGTTCGACGACGAGGACGCGGCACGACTCAACGCCGAGGCTCGTCAGAGCACTCCGATCCCCATCTACCCCGCCACGAGCACCGTCGCCAGCTGGCAGCTGCAGAAAGCCGTCGCCGACGTCCTGGAGCGCCTCGCCCCGGTCGCCGACCCCCTGCCGGACGAGTTCCGACACGAGCACGGCCTGCTCGACGCCGACACAGCGCTGCGCCGTCTGCATGCTCCCGCCGAGTTCGACGAGATCGACGCCGCGCGGGCGACTCTTCGCGCGCACGAGGCGTTCGTGCTGCAGACGGCGCTCCTGCAGCAGCGGCACGAGGTGCGCTCGATGGCGGCGACCGTCCGCGCCGCCGGCGGTCTGCTCGAACGATTCGACGCCCGGCTGCCCTTCGAACGCACGCCCGACCAGCATGACGTCGGAGAGGTCATCGCGCGCGATCTCGAGGGCCGGTGGCCCATGAACCGACTGGTGCAGGGCGAGGTCGGGTCGGGCAAGACCCTCGTGGCGCTCCGGGCCATGCTGCAGGTCGCCGAGTCGGGCGGGCAGTCCGCGCTCATCGCCCCGACCGAGGTGCTCGCGGCGCAGCACGTCCGCTCCATCGCACGGATGCTGGGGCCCGATCTGGCGCCCGAGCTCATGCCCACCCTGCTCACGGGTCAGCTGCCGGCGGCAGAGCGGCGGAAGGCCGCGTTGCGCGCGGCATCCGGACAGGCGCGGATCGTCGTGGGCACGCACGCCCTCCTGAGCGCATCGACGACGTTCGCCGACCTCGGGCTGGTCGTCGTCGACGAGCAGCACCGCTTCGGCGTCGAGCAGCGCGAGACCCTGCGCGCGAAGGGAACCGCGCCGCACGTTCTCGTCCTCACGGCGACGCCGATTCCGCGCACCGTCGCGATGACCGTGTTCGGCGACCTGGATGTGTCGACCATCCGGTCGCTTCCGCCGGGGCGCGCGGGCATCGCGACGCACGTCGCACCGCTGGCCGAGAAGCCCGGCTGGTTCGGCCGGGTGTGGGAGCGTGTGACCGAAGAGGTCGCCGCGGGCCATCAGGTGTTCGTCGTGTGCGCCGCGATCGATGCGGAGGCGACCGTCAAGGACAAGGACGCCCCGGAGCCGCCGCCCACGCTGGAGGGCGAGCAGCCTCGGACGCGCTGGGGCGTGGTCCAGGTGCGCGAGATGCTCGCAACGATGCCTTCGTACGACTCGCTGCGGGTCGAGATCCTGCATGGCAAGATGCCGGGCGAGCAGAAGGATGCCGTCATGCAGGCCTTCGCGCGGGGCGAGATCGACGTGCTCGTCGCCACCACGGTCGTCGAGGTCGGCGTCGACGTGCCCAATGCGTCGACGATGGTGATCCTCGAAGCCGACAGGTTCGGCGTCTCGCAGCTGCACCAGCTGCGCGGCCGTGTGGGGCGAGGCGCGGTCGCGGGGCTGTGCCTGCTCGTCACGGAGGCGCCGGAGGGAACGCCGGCGCGCTCCCGGGTCGATGCCGTCGCGTCGACGACCGACGGCTTCGCCCTCGCCGAAGTCGACCTCGAACTGCGCGGTGAGGGCGACGTGCTCGGCGATGCGCAGTCGGGTGCGCGGTCGTCGCTGCGGCTGCTGCGCGTCGTCGCCGACGCCGACCTCATCGCGATCGCGCGCGAGGCATCCGAACGCCTCCTTCAGGGCGATCCCGCGCTCGCCCGCCACCCGGGCCTCGTCGAGGCGCTGACCCGGCGCCTGGGGCAGCAGGAGCGCGCCGCACTCGCCAAGAACTGAGACCCCGCCGGTAGGCTCGACGCATGAACAACCGGATCGCCGTCGTCCCGGGGTCGTTCGACCCGCCGACGCTCGGTCACCTCGACGTCATCCGTCGCGCGGCGGCCCTGTATGACGAGCTCCACGTTCTCGTCGTGCACAATCCCGGCAAAGAGGCGATGCTGCCGATCGCGCAGAGGCTGGCACTGCTCGAGCAGTCGATCGCCGAGCAGGGGATCGAGGGGAACGTCATCATCGCGGCCTGGAGCATGGGCCTGCTCGTCGACTACGCGCAGGACGTCGACGCCGGTGTGCTGGTCAAGGGCATCCGCTCGCAGGTCGACGTCGCCTACGAGACTCCGATGGCGATCGTGAACCGTCATCTGGCGGAGATCGAGACGGTCTTCCTGCTGCCCGATCCCTCGCACGCGCTCGTCTCCAGCTCGCTCGTTCGGCAGGTCGCCTCGCTCGGCGGCGACGTCTCGCCGTTCGTTCCCGGCCCGGTGGCGCGCTTTCTCGACACGGGCGCCGAGCGATCCTGAGAGCCGCTCCCGGTGTCGGCAGATAGCATGTCGGCGTGGTCAGAAAGCATGTGAACGGTCCGTTCGCGTTCCCCGTACGCGACATCCTGCACCGCTCCGGCGAGATGCGGGAGTTCGAGGTCGCGACGGCGGCGCCGGAGAAGTGGGGCGAGGGTCTCGTCTCCGTCGCCGCGGGCGAGCCCGTCGCCGCCGATGTCCGGCTCGAGGCGGTGCACGAGGGCATCCTGGTGACGGCGGAGATCCGCAGCCGCTCGACCGGAGTGTGCGGGCGATGCCTCGACGAGATCGCCGAGCCTGTCGAAGTCGAGTTTCAGGAGCTCTTCGGGTATCCTGGATCGGAAGCGACCGACTTCGAGGTTCAAGACGACCACGTGGATCTTGAAACTCTGGTCAGGGATTCGATCGTCCTGTCGCTTCCGTTCCAACCGGTGTGCCAGCCGGACTGCCCCGGACTCGATCCGGTCACGGGCGAGAAGCTGGCGGAAGGCACCGTGCCGGAGCCCCCGATCGATGCGCGGTGGAATGCGCTGGCCGCACTGCAGGCCGACACCCCAGACCACGAATGACGAGGCCGCGCGCCGCGTCACCCCGAACACAGAGAAGAGCTAGCCATGGCAGGTAACCCCCCGAAGCGGAAGGTCTCCCGCTCCAACACTCGCTCGCGTCGCGCGCAGTGGAAGGCGGAGCCCACGCCCCTCGTCAAGACCGTCGAGAACGGCAAGGTCGTCTACAGCCGCCCGCACCAGGCGAAGGTCGTCACCGACTCGCAGGGCACCGAGCTGTTCCTCGAGTACAAGGGCCGCAAGGTCGCCGACGTCTGATCGCGGATCTGCTGATGGCGGATGCCGCACTCGAGCACACTGTGCTCCTCGACAAGCTCGGGGTCGATCTCGACCCC
This genomic interval carries:
- a CDS encoding D-alanine--D-alanine ligase family protein, translating into MDKAVVAVLFGGRSSEHSISSATAGGVLRAIDRERFDVIPIGITRDGAFVLEDDDPDKFALDPAHLPEVVDNGTRIVWPDSTLSRELKVSDDSGIRSLGDVDVVFPILHGRFGEDGTVQGFLELLDLPYVGAGLLMSAIGMDKHTTKSILRSAGVPVVPWITVTRRELDRDRDLWERRIRSLGLPVFVKPARAGSSVGVSKVSEWDGLQAALETAFAEDGTVLVEQAVVGREVECGVLQGRDGGAPRVSVAGEIVITGREFYDFDAKYLDAPGIDLVCPADLQPGELAEMQRIAARAFEAVGGEGLSRVDFFFTGTEFFVNEVNTMPGFTPISMFPTCWIASGMAYEDLISELVDLALER
- a CDS encoding DUF3515 family protein yields the protein MFRPRVLALVLTAAAVIGLTGCSTTVSMTSAKGANDPACAAVTVRLPGTVDGQERRWTDAQATGAWADAAGTTTVLLTCGLQPPGPSPLPCQTVAGVDWIIDDSQAPNYRFTTFGRVPAVEVYLDYDVVSARSVLDALGTAVSQLPTSSSTCTDRPTS
- the thiL gene encoding thiamine-phosphate kinase produces the protein MTAQRDITVGELGEKALLARILDALAGSSQAEIGPGDDAAVIAAPGGRVVVSTDTLVHGPDFRLAWSSGFDLGWKSAAVNLADIAAMGARPVALFVALALPDDTTAGFVDDLALGLRRACEALSPDCAVEGGDLTASDTLTIAVTALGVIDPDLRPVLRSGARPGDVVAVAGELGAAARGVGMLFDRFRDASGRPIAVDRGILTDAEEVDLDTQLRPRPPIAAGIAAARAGATAMMDVSDGLLLDATRLADASRATVRLAPTPESGLDDDALRGGEDHALLACFAPDAELPDGFRVIGRIDPRGAAAVTIDGVAVTGHLGWDPHRDWDAGRG
- the rsmD gene encoding 16S rRNA (guanine(966)-N(2))-methyltransferase RsmD — translated: MTRIIAGAAGSLALAVPDAGTRPTSDRVRESLFGALEAGDHIDGAAVLDLYAGSGALGLEAVSRGAASADLVERAPRAASVVEKNVRAVARAVPAAHVRVHRAAVEAFLRSASTDYDLVFVDPPYDLDAAALDTTLALLAPCLRVGAVVVVERASRSGRPIVPAGLELIREKKYGDTTLWWLSPVEPVEPAED
- a CDS encoding 1-acyl-sn-glycerol-3-phosphate acyltransferase, with the translated sequence MIRRSLARLYWAFSRWTLRSEAAPTRPTVLIGAPHTSNWDFVLMLAISWRLGVPVRWLGKASLFAGWRGPIMRALGGIPVQRDDASRVVDEVIALVRAGEVFGLVVTPDGTRGGNTHWKSGFYRIARATGMPVTLGYVDRTTMTTGLGPTIELTGHVAADMDRIRAFYADKAGVRPDRRTEPRLADENAAGR
- a CDS encoding ATP-dependent DNA helicase RecG, giving the protein MSSVTLDTGLVDALGAKTAGLLQRAFSMLTVGDLLTHYPRRYARRGELTPIASLPLGEQVTIVAEVRSVAERPMRQRRGSIVEVVISDGAGALTLTFFNQKWRAEQLQVGRQGIFSGKVGQFKGHQQLAHPDYTLFDDEDAARLNAEARQSTPIPIYPATSTVASWQLQKAVADVLERLAPVADPLPDEFRHEHGLLDADTALRRLHAPAEFDEIDAARATLRAHEAFVLQTALLQQRHEVRSMAATVRAAGGLLERFDARLPFERTPDQHDVGEVIARDLEGRWPMNRLVQGEVGSGKTLVALRAMLQVAESGGQSALIAPTEVLAAQHVRSIARMLGPDLAPELMPTLLTGQLPAAERRKAALRAASGQARIVVGTHALLSASTTFADLGLVVVDEQHRFGVEQRETLRAKGTAPHVLVLTATPIPRTVAMTVFGDLDVSTIRSLPPGRAGIATHVAPLAEKPGWFGRVWERVTEEVAAGHQVFVVCAAIDAEATVKDKDAPEPPPTLEGEQPRTRWGVVQVREMLATMPSYDSLRVEILHGKMPGEQKDAVMQAFARGEIDVLVATTVVEVGVDVPNASTMVILEADRFGVSQLHQLRGRVGRGAVAGLCLLVTEAPEGTPARSRVDAVASTTDGFALAEVDLELRGEGDVLGDAQSGARSSLRLLRVVADADLIAIAREASERLLQGDPALARHPGLVEALTRRLGQQERAALAKN
- the coaD gene encoding pantetheine-phosphate adenylyltransferase, with protein sequence MNNRIAVVPGSFDPPTLGHLDVIRRAAALYDELHVLVVHNPGKEAMLPIAQRLALLEQSIAEQGIEGNVIIAAWSMGLLVDYAQDVDAGVLVKGIRSQVDVAYETPMAIVNRHLAEIETVFLLPDPSHALVSSSLVRQVASLGGDVSPFVPGPVARFLDTGAERS
- a CDS encoding YceD family protein; translated protein: MREFEVATAAPEKWGEGLVSVAAGEPVAADVRLEAVHEGILVTAEIRSRSTGVCGRCLDEIAEPVEVEFQELFGYPGSEATDFEVQDDHVDLETLVRDSIVLSLPFQPVCQPDCPGLDPVTGEKLAEGTVPEPPIDARWNALAALQADTPDHE
- the rpmF gene encoding 50S ribosomal protein L32, which codes for MAGNPPKRKVSRSNTRSRRAQWKAEPTPLVKTVENGKVVYSRPHQAKVVTDSQGTELFLEYKGRKVADV